The DNA region CCTCGATGCTTTTGGGAAACATCGTACATTGATTGCGATCTCCATGCCGATATGCCATGGCCTGCTCCTTTTTCTATTACAGGTAATTATAGCATATTCGGCATTGTTTGTCATTTCCTCTCTTATTATGACACAGTCTGAAGGGGACGGGGGTTAGGTTATAACATCGCTGTCAGACCCGCCTGATCCCTGGCGGTATTTTGAGGGATCATTCAGTACAAACTGACGGCGATTTCTATTTCTGGGGAAGTTATGGATTTAAGAAAAACAATCAATGCGGTTCTGCCGATAGCCGTCTGGCTGGCGGCCTGCCCGGCCTCCCGGGCCGACATGGGTGCCATAGTGCCGGCCGGCGAGGTGCAGTTGTCCGAGCCGGGGCAGAAGGCCGTCATCCTGTTCAGCGGGCAGGAGGAGGTGCTGATACTGGCCACCGATCTCAGCGCTTCCGGCCCGGCCAAGATCCTCCGCTTCATCCCCCTGCCCGGGGAGCCCCAGGTCTCGCCGGCCGCCAAGGACTGCTTTAAGAAGGCCGCCAAGCTGGTCAAGAAGCACCAGCTGAGATACCTGCTGCAGTACAAGGGCGGGTCCGGGGCCGGGGAGAAGGTGGAGCTGCTCCAGCATAAACGGATCGGCCCGCACGACGTGACGGTGATCAGGATCAACGATGCCGGGCATTTTGAGGAGTGGGTCAACGAATTCTTCAAAAGCAAGGGCCTGCCGGCCCAGGAGAACTTTGCCGGGATCCGGGAGGTGGTGGCCGGATACCTGGAGCAGGGCATCGCCTATTTCGTGTTCGACCTGGTGGAGGCCAGGGGCGGGGAGGAGTTCATTGCGCCGCTGCAGTACCGGTTCAAGTCAGATAAACTGTACTACCCGCTAAAGACCTCAAACCTCTTCGGGGGCCAGGGACGGATAGACCTGATATTTTTCGTCCCCTGCGCTTGGCGGCACATCCGCCAGGGCTTCGTCGCCAGCTCCTCGGCCCGGGTGAAGGCCTGCGACCTGAAGGGCGTTTTCCGCGATTCCAAAGGGTTCTTTGGTCAAGGACCGGTGACCATGCAGGCCTTCAAGTATGAGGGAGCGCTGCAGTTCGACGGGGACCTGATGCTGGGCACGGATTCTGGGGTGGAGGAGCTGAGGCCGT from candidate division TA06 bacterium includes:
- a CDS encoding DUF2330 domain-containing protein; this translates as MDLRKTINAVLPIAVWLAACPASRADMGAIVPAGEVQLSEPGQKAVILFSGQEEVLILATDLSASGPAKILRFIPLPGEPQVSPAAKDCFKKAAKLVKKHQLRYLLQYKGGSGAGEKVELLQHKRIGPHDVTVIRINDAGHFEEWVNEFFKSKGLPAQENFAGIREVVAGYLEQGIAYFVFDLVEARGGEEFIAPLQYRFKSDKLYYPLKTSNLFGGQGRIDLIFFVPCAWRHIRQGFVASSSARVKACDLKGVFRDSKGFFGQGPVTMQAFKYEGALQFDGDLMLGTDSGVEELRPYDPRKP